A genome region from Equus caballus isolate H_3958 breed thoroughbred chromosome 19, TB-T2T, whole genome shotgun sequence includes the following:
- the VWA5B2 gene encoding von Willebrand factor A domain-containing protein 5B2 isoform X15, with translation MLVTGPCLLAGLESPSHALRADAPPHASSAATICVTLAEGHRCDRVLEILLHPSEPHQPHLMLEAGSLSSAEYEAWVRARRDFQRLQRRDSDGDRQVWFLQRRFHKDILLNPVLVLSFCPDLSSKPGQLGSATRELLFLLDSSSIAHKDAIVLAVKSLPSQTLINLAIFGTSVQPLFLESRPCSDDTVQLICESLETLQAVSGPPDVLAALDWAMGQPQHRAHPRQLFLLTAASPMATVTHQTLELMRWHRGAARCFSFGLGPACHQLLQGLSALSRGQAYFLRPGERLQPLLVQALRKALEPALSDISVDWFVPDAVEALLTPREIPALYPGDQLLGYCSLFRVDSFRPRPPRGQEPGWQSLGGSVFPSPEEAPSATSPGTEPTGTSEPLGTGTVSAELSSPWAAGDSEQSTDALTDPVTDPGPNPSSDTAIWRRIFQSSYIREQYVLTHCSASPEPGPGSTGSSESPGSQGPGSPEGNTALHPPSQQGCRSLACGEPAGSRSCPLPVPPLTPVKAGALSAEVLGRRCRVALAGRSLSSPPGRVNPVPGRPRHPSLGAAPDGPGPEPGQQLGQGLDDSGKDWMGSWILTPRRPWGGGVQGTTLPLLCHCLSPGNLLSPAPMDWDMLMEPPFLFTAVPPNGESAPAAVPLAPLTPRCHVVIRALCGEQPMCWEVGLGLETLWGPGDDGSLPPSPPEREGAWDQALHRLTAASLVRDNEQLALRGGAETMADRGHARRSWLRALQTSKVSSAPSCFTCPVAVDATTREVLPSALQVRSSEPAEPPGTPPASQNCQDAALLPAVVHSKGPHGGSLAGRWDQDRNGNSKPASGAPAAPTRGLHRPPPQPPSRLSLGRRKVRGPDSRKLCSPNMGQASDDKSDGSDHDYLPLVRLQEAPGSFRLDAPFCAAVRIPQERLCRASPFAAHRASLSPTSASSPWALLGPGVGQGDSATASCSPSPSSGSEGPGQADSGRGSDTEASEGAEGPCGADLRGRTWATAVALAWLEHRCAAAFGEWELAAAKADCWLRAQHLPDGLDLAALKAAARGLFLLLRHWDQNLQLHLLCYSPANM, from the exons ATGCTGGTGACTGGGCCGTGCCTGCTGGCAG GCCTGGAGAGCCCCTCTCATGCTCTGCGGGCAGATGCACCCCCTCATGCCAGCTCCGCAGCCACCATCTGTGTCACATTGGCAGAGGGCCACCGCTGTGACCGGGTCTTGGAGATCCTGCTGCACCCTAGTG agcCCCACCAGCCGCACCTGATGCTGGAGGCCGGCAGCCTGAGCTCAGCAGAATATGAGGCCTGGGTGAGGGCCCGCCGGGATTTCCAGAGGCTGCAGAGAAGGGACAGTGATGGGGACCGGCAG GTGTGGTTCCTGCAGAGACGCTTCCACAAGGATATCCTGCTGAACCCCGTGCTGGTGCTGAGCTTCTGCCCAGACCTGAGCTCCAAGCCTGGACAGCTGGGCTCAGCTACGCGGGAGCTCCTCTTCCTGTTGGACAGCAGCAGCATAGCACACAAG GATGCCATTGTTTTGGCTGTGAAGTCGCTCCCGTCCCAGACGCTCATCAACCTGGCCATATTTGGCACGTCAGTGCAGCCCCTCTTCCTAGAGAGCCGGCCTTGCAGTGAT gACACTGTGCAGCTAATCTGTGAGAGCCTTGAGACCCTGCAGGCTGTGAGTGGTCCCCCAGATGTGCTGGCTGCGCTggactgggccatggggcagccccagcATAGGGCCCACCCTCGGCAGCTGTTCCTGCTCACTGCTGCCTCGCCCATGGCCACTGTTACCCACCAAACCCTGGAGCTCATGAGGTGGCACAGGGGGGCAGCCAG GTGCTTCTCCTTTGGGCTGGGGCCCGCCTGCCACCAGCTGCTCCAGGGTCTGTCTGCCCTCAGCAGGGGCCAAGCCTACTTCctgaggcctggggagaggcTGCAGCCCTTG CTTGTGCAGGCTCTGCGGAAGGCACTGGAGCCCGCTTTGAGTGACATCTCTGTAGACTGGTTTGTGCCCGACGCAGTGGAGGCACTACTGACCCCCCGGGAGATCCCAGCACTCTACCCTGGCGACCAGCTGCTGGGTTACTGCTCACTCTTCAGGGTGGATAGCTTCCGGCCCCGCCCTCCCAGG GGCCAAGAGCCTGGCTGGCAGAGCTTAGGTGGCTCCGTGTTCCCGTCCCCAGAGGAGGCGCCATCTGCCACCAGCCCTGGCACTGAGCCCACTGGCACCTCGGAGCCACTGGGAACAGGCACTGTGTCAGCAGAGCTGTCCAGCCCATGGGCTGCTGGGGACTCAGAGCAGA GTACTGACGCTCTGACAGATCCAGTCACCGATCCTGGACCCAACCCCTCCTCTGACACAGCCATATGGCGCCGCATCTTCCAGTCCTCATACATCCGGGAGCAGTATGTGCTCACCCACTGCTCTGCCAGCCCCGAGCCAGGCCCAGGCTCCACAGGCAGTAGCGAGTCCCCTggttcccagggccctggctcccCTGAGGGCAATACTGCCCTGCATCCCCCTTCTCAGCAGGGCTGCCGCAGCCTGGCTTGTGGAGAACCTGCAGGCTCCCGCTCCTGCCCCCTGCCTGTACCCCCACTCACTCCAGTCAAG GCTGGAGCCTTAAGTGCTGAGGTGCTGGGCCGTCGATGCAGAGTGGCTCTGGCTGGCCGAAGCCTCTCATCACCCCCAGGCCGGGTGAACCCAGTTCCCGGCCGGCCCCGGCATCCCTCTCTGGGTGCAGCCCCAGATGGGCCGGGCCCTGAGCCAGGGCAGCAGCTGGGACAGGGCTTGGATGACTCAGGTAAGGACTGGATGGGGAGCTGGATTCTGACACCAAGGAGGCCTTGGGGAGGTGGAGTCCAGGGCACCACACTGCCTCTGCTCTGCCACTGTCTCTCCCCAGGAAACctgctctccccagcccccatgGACTGGGACATGTTGATGGAACCACCCTTCTTGTTCACAGCTGTGCCCCCCAATGGGGAGTCGGCCCCTGCAGCAGTGCCACTGGCTCCCCTCACTCCACGCTGCCATGTGGTGATCCGGGCCCTGTGTGGGGAGCAGCCTATGTGCTGGGAGGTGGGTCTTGGGCTAGAGACACTATGGGGGCCTGGGGATGATGGCTCGCTGCCTCCGTCACCCCCTGAAAGAGAAGGTGCTTGGGACCAAGCACTTCATCGGCTGACAGCAGCTTCCCTGGTCCGGGACAATGAGCAGCTGGCTCTCCGAGGAGGGGCCGAGACCATGGCTGACCGGG GCCATGCCCGGAGGTCCTGGCTCCGGGCCCTTCAGACAAGCAAGGTCAGCTCTGCCCCCTCCTGCTTCACCTGCCCTGTAGCTGTAGACGCCACCACTAGGGAGGTCctgccctcagccctgcaggTGCGGAGCTCAG AGCCAGCAGAGCCCCCAGGCACCCCTCCTGCCTCTCAGAACTGCCAAGATGCAGCTCTTCTGCCCGCAGTTGTCCACTCTAAAG GACCGCACGGAGGCTCCCTGGCAGGCAGATGGGACCAGGACCGAAATGGCAACTCCAAGCCTGCTTCAGgggcccctgcagcccccaccaGAGGTCTTCATcgcccacctccccagcctccctccaggCTCAGTCTGGGCCGTCGGAAAGTCAGAGGCCCAGACAGCCGTAAACTCTGCAGCCCCAACATGGGTCAGGCCAGTGACGACAAGAGTGATGGCAGCGACCATGACTATCTGCCCTTG GTGCGGCTGCAGGAGGCGCCGGGCTCCTTCCGCCTGGACGCCCCCTTCTGCGCGGCGGTGCGCATCCCGCAGGAGCGCCTGTGCCGCGCCTCGCCCTTCGCTGCGCACCGCGCCAGCCTCAGCCCCACCTCGGCGTCATCTCCCTGGGCACTTCTAGGTCCTGGTGTCGGCCAGGGTGACAGCGCCACGGCCTCCTGCAGCCCATCCCCCAGCTCGGGCTCCGAGGGTCCAGGCCAGGCGGACAGTGGGCGGGGCTCAGACACGGAGGCCTCGGAGGGAGCGGAAGGGCCCTGTGGTGCCGACCTGCGGGGCCGGACCTGGGCCACGGCTGTGGCGCTCGCGTGGCTGGAGCACCGCTGTGCAGCCGCCTTTGGCGAATGGGAACTGGCAGCAGCTAAGGCCGACTGTTGGCTGCGGGCTCAGCACCTGCCTGACGGCCTCGACCTGGCTGCCCTCAAGGCCGCAGCCCGGGGTCTCTTCCTGCTGCTGCGCCACTGGGACCAGAACCTGCAGCTACACCTGCTGTGCTACAGCCCAGCAAACATGTGA
- the VWA5B2 gene encoding von Willebrand factor A domain-containing protein 5B2 isoform X14, with translation MLVTGPCLLAGLESPSHALRADAPPHASSAATICVTLAEGHRCDRVLEILLHPSEPHQPHLMLEAGSLSSAEYEAWVRARRDFQRLQRRDSDGDRQVWFLQRRFHKDILLNPVLVLSFCPDLSSKPGQLGSATRELLFLLDSSSIAHKDAIVLAVKSLPSQTLINLAIFGTSVQPLFLESRPCSDDTVQLICESLETLQAVSGPPDVLAALDWAMGQPQHRAHPRQLFLLTAASPMATVTHQTLELMRWHRGAARCFSFGLGPACHQLLQGLSALSRGQAYFLRPGERLQPLLVQALRKALEPALSDISVDWFVPDAVEALLTPREIPALYPGDQLLGYCSLFRVDSFRPRPPRGQEPGWQSLGGSVFPSPEEAPSATSPGTEPTGTSEPLGTGTVSAELSSPWAAGDSEQTGTDALTDPVTDPGPNPSSDTAIWRRIFQSSYIREQYVLTHCSASPEPGPGSTGSSESPGSQGPGSPEGNTALHPPSQQGCRSLACGEPAGSRSCPLPVPPLTPVKAGALSAEVLGRRCRVALAGRSLSSPPGRVNPVPGRPRHPSLGAAPDGPGPEPGQQLGQGLDDSGKDWMGSWILTPRRPWGGGVQGTTLPLLCHCLSPGNLLSPAPMDWDMLMEPPFLFTAVPPNGESAPAAVPLAPLTPRCHVVIRALCGEQPMCWEVGLGLETLWGPGDDGSLPPSPPEREGAWDQALHRLTAASLVRDNEQLALRGGAETMADRGHARRSWLRALQTSKVSSAPSCFTCPVAVDATTREVLPSALQVRSSEPAEPPGTPPASQNCQDAALLPAVVHSKGPHGGSLAGRWDQDRNGNSKPASGAPAAPTRGLHRPPPQPPSRLSLGRRKVRGPDSRKLCSPNMGQASDDKSDGSDHDYLPLVRLQEAPGSFRLDAPFCAAVRIPQERLCRASPFAAHRASLSPTSASSPWALLGPGVGQGDSATASCSPSPSSGSEGPGQADSGRGSDTEASEGAEGPCGADLRGRTWATAVALAWLEHRCAAAFGEWELAAAKADCWLRAQHLPDGLDLAALKAAARGLFLLLRHWDQNLQLHLLCYSPANM, from the exons ATGCTGGTGACTGGGCCGTGCCTGCTGGCAG GCCTGGAGAGCCCCTCTCATGCTCTGCGGGCAGATGCACCCCCTCATGCCAGCTCCGCAGCCACCATCTGTGTCACATTGGCAGAGGGCCACCGCTGTGACCGGGTCTTGGAGATCCTGCTGCACCCTAGTG agcCCCACCAGCCGCACCTGATGCTGGAGGCCGGCAGCCTGAGCTCAGCAGAATATGAGGCCTGGGTGAGGGCCCGCCGGGATTTCCAGAGGCTGCAGAGAAGGGACAGTGATGGGGACCGGCAG GTGTGGTTCCTGCAGAGACGCTTCCACAAGGATATCCTGCTGAACCCCGTGCTGGTGCTGAGCTTCTGCCCAGACCTGAGCTCCAAGCCTGGACAGCTGGGCTCAGCTACGCGGGAGCTCCTCTTCCTGTTGGACAGCAGCAGCATAGCACACAAG GATGCCATTGTTTTGGCTGTGAAGTCGCTCCCGTCCCAGACGCTCATCAACCTGGCCATATTTGGCACGTCAGTGCAGCCCCTCTTCCTAGAGAGCCGGCCTTGCAGTGAT gACACTGTGCAGCTAATCTGTGAGAGCCTTGAGACCCTGCAGGCTGTGAGTGGTCCCCCAGATGTGCTGGCTGCGCTggactgggccatggggcagccccagcATAGGGCCCACCCTCGGCAGCTGTTCCTGCTCACTGCTGCCTCGCCCATGGCCACTGTTACCCACCAAACCCTGGAGCTCATGAGGTGGCACAGGGGGGCAGCCAG GTGCTTCTCCTTTGGGCTGGGGCCCGCCTGCCACCAGCTGCTCCAGGGTCTGTCTGCCCTCAGCAGGGGCCAAGCCTACTTCctgaggcctggggagaggcTGCAGCCCTTG CTTGTGCAGGCTCTGCGGAAGGCACTGGAGCCCGCTTTGAGTGACATCTCTGTAGACTGGTTTGTGCCCGACGCAGTGGAGGCACTACTGACCCCCCGGGAGATCCCAGCACTCTACCCTGGCGACCAGCTGCTGGGTTACTGCTCACTCTTCAGGGTGGATAGCTTCCGGCCCCGCCCTCCCAGG GGCCAAGAGCCTGGCTGGCAGAGCTTAGGTGGCTCCGTGTTCCCGTCCCCAGAGGAGGCGCCATCTGCCACCAGCCCTGGCACTGAGCCCACTGGCACCTCGGAGCCACTGGGAACAGGCACTGTGTCAGCAGAGCTGTCCAGCCCATGGGCTGCTGGGGACTCAGAGCAGA CAGGTACTGACGCTCTGACAGATCCAGTCACCGATCCTGGACCCAACCCCTCCTCTGACACAGCCATATGGCGCCGCATCTTCCAGTCCTCATACATCCGGGAGCAGTATGTGCTCACCCACTGCTCTGCCAGCCCCGAGCCAGGCCCAGGCTCCACAGGCAGTAGCGAGTCCCCTggttcccagggccctggctcccCTGAGGGCAATACTGCCCTGCATCCCCCTTCTCAGCAGGGCTGCCGCAGCCTGGCTTGTGGAGAACCTGCAGGCTCCCGCTCCTGCCCCCTGCCTGTACCCCCACTCACTCCAGTCAAG GCTGGAGCCTTAAGTGCTGAGGTGCTGGGCCGTCGATGCAGAGTGGCTCTGGCTGGCCGAAGCCTCTCATCACCCCCAGGCCGGGTGAACCCAGTTCCCGGCCGGCCCCGGCATCCCTCTCTGGGTGCAGCCCCAGATGGGCCGGGCCCTGAGCCAGGGCAGCAGCTGGGACAGGGCTTGGATGACTCAGGTAAGGACTGGATGGGGAGCTGGATTCTGACACCAAGGAGGCCTTGGGGAGGTGGAGTCCAGGGCACCACACTGCCTCTGCTCTGCCACTGTCTCTCCCCAGGAAACctgctctccccagcccccatgGACTGGGACATGTTGATGGAACCACCCTTCTTGTTCACAGCTGTGCCCCCCAATGGGGAGTCGGCCCCTGCAGCAGTGCCACTGGCTCCCCTCACTCCACGCTGCCATGTGGTGATCCGGGCCCTGTGTGGGGAGCAGCCTATGTGCTGGGAGGTGGGTCTTGGGCTAGAGACACTATGGGGGCCTGGGGATGATGGCTCGCTGCCTCCGTCACCCCCTGAAAGAGAAGGTGCTTGGGACCAAGCACTTCATCGGCTGACAGCAGCTTCCCTGGTCCGGGACAATGAGCAGCTGGCTCTCCGAGGAGGGGCCGAGACCATGGCTGACCGGG GCCATGCCCGGAGGTCCTGGCTCCGGGCCCTTCAGACAAGCAAGGTCAGCTCTGCCCCCTCCTGCTTCACCTGCCCTGTAGCTGTAGACGCCACCACTAGGGAGGTCctgccctcagccctgcaggTGCGGAGCTCAG AGCCAGCAGAGCCCCCAGGCACCCCTCCTGCCTCTCAGAACTGCCAAGATGCAGCTCTTCTGCCCGCAGTTGTCCACTCTAAAG GACCGCACGGAGGCTCCCTGGCAGGCAGATGGGACCAGGACCGAAATGGCAACTCCAAGCCTGCTTCAGgggcccctgcagcccccaccaGAGGTCTTCATcgcccacctccccagcctccctccaggCTCAGTCTGGGCCGTCGGAAAGTCAGAGGCCCAGACAGCCGTAAACTCTGCAGCCCCAACATGGGTCAGGCCAGTGACGACAAGAGTGATGGCAGCGACCATGACTATCTGCCCTTG GTGCGGCTGCAGGAGGCGCCGGGCTCCTTCCGCCTGGACGCCCCCTTCTGCGCGGCGGTGCGCATCCCGCAGGAGCGCCTGTGCCGCGCCTCGCCCTTCGCTGCGCACCGCGCCAGCCTCAGCCCCACCTCGGCGTCATCTCCCTGGGCACTTCTAGGTCCTGGTGTCGGCCAGGGTGACAGCGCCACGGCCTCCTGCAGCCCATCCCCCAGCTCGGGCTCCGAGGGTCCAGGCCAGGCGGACAGTGGGCGGGGCTCAGACACGGAGGCCTCGGAGGGAGCGGAAGGGCCCTGTGGTGCCGACCTGCGGGGCCGGACCTGGGCCACGGCTGTGGCGCTCGCGTGGCTGGAGCACCGCTGTGCAGCCGCCTTTGGCGAATGGGAACTGGCAGCAGCTAAGGCCGACTGTTGGCTGCGGGCTCAGCACCTGCCTGACGGCCTCGACCTGGCTGCCCTCAAGGCCGCAGCCCGGGGTCTCTTCCTGCTGCTGCGCCACTGGGACCAGAACCTGCAGCTACACCTGCTGTGCTACAGCCCAGCAAACATGTGA